Within Runella rosea, the genomic segment CCCGACATCCCGTTTAGGTTATAATTCACGGCCGAACCCAACCCGCCATTTTGACGCACTCTAATGCCTACTGTTCGGTCTAGCAACTCATTGGTTTGTAAATTTCGTTGTGCTACCTCCTTGGTTTCGATGACGTTGACGGCAAATCCCTTGGTCTCAATCTCCTTTTTCTCCGATTTCTGAATCACTAGGACTTCATTCAAATCAACGTTTTTGGGTTTGACAACGATGGATACGTCAATCTGTGACTTATTGACATTCACTTTTATCCTTTGGGTTTCTATCTCAACCGATGAAACAATAAGTTCGTCTTGCCCAAAGGGTACGTTTTTTAAAACAAAAAATCCGTTATGATCGGTAATGATGGTTTTATTGCTTTGGGTCAACTTTAGGCCCGCGTAGCCTACGCCGCCGTTTTCTATGGAGTACACCTTCCCCCTGATGGTAGCTGTTTGTCCCCACCCACTGAGATAAATCAGCGTTAATAATATTGTAATAAAAGCGATTCTCATGCTCCCTATTTAGTCAAGACCTGTTTCGTTCCTGTTGTATCGGTTGTCCTCATCACTTTTTTTTGGCGGCCGTTTCCACGGCGGCCCCACCAAATATAAAATCCCGTGATGGGTAAACTCGCCGCAATCAGGCTGACAAAAAAAGCCAGTATTTTACCCGCCAAACCCCCGATGGCCCCCACATGAATATCATAGTTCATCCGAAAAGTTTTATCGGCCAACGTCGCGTCTTTGAAGCGTCCGTAAATGTGATTTACGGGCAACTCTTGCAATGAGTATTGGTCAAAATAGCGGTAATCGGTTTTCCAAAAGGTGCCTTCTTCTTCGTTGATATTCACCGCAATGGAAGAAGAATCTGTTTCAGGAATGTGCACTTCCAACGTTTTGGCGTTGGGGTGTTCTTGTTGCATTTGATGCCAAATCCGATCAATGGCGGGGGCTTGTGAGGAAGGCAATACGGGTTGGGTAATGGCAGAAATAGGTTCCTCAAAAAGCAGGGATTTCTCCCCTCCTAGCCTCGTATAGACCGAACTCGCAAACCACTGAAACCCCCATACCAAGCCCGTAGCGGCCAAAACAAGGATGAAAAAAGCTCCATAAAAACCCAAAATGTTATGCAAATCGTAGTTTTTGCGCTTCCACTGCATTCCTTTCTTCCACCGAAACCAAACGCGTTGTTTGGCCGCTGCGCGGTTTTTGGGCCACCACAGCACAATCCCCGAAATAAGCATCACCACAAAGGCCAGCGTGAAATACGCCACTACGGGTTGGCCAATATTGGGAGGTAGCCACAGATAAAAATGCCCCTGTAACACAATCCTAAAAAAGTCGGCATCCATATCTTTGACTTTCAGCACCTTTCCCGTGTAAGGGTCGAGGTACACGATGTAATAATACGACGGGTCGAAGTGAAAAAAGATGGCTTGGGCGGCTTTGGCATTTCCCAAATACATAATGGCATGAAGGTGTTTTTGGGGCAACTCTCGAGTGGCTATCTCCTTCAAAACGGAAGGAGATAGCTGAACAGAAGCACGCGGCTCAACGTATCGGAAAGATTCGGTTGCATTCAGAATTTCTTCCTGAAAAGCGTACAAACATCCCGTAATGCTGATGACAAACACCACAATCCCCGACGCCAACCCCAGCCACAGGTGCAGCAGTCCAATGATTTTTTTGAACTTCATGGTTGATTAAAATTTATAACCAATGCTAAGACGGCTGTTGCGGAGTGGCTCGGTTTGCCAATAGTACGCGTTCAACCACGTATAGGGCGCGCCCGAAAACAGGTATTCATTCAGTAAGTTGTTGACATTGAGCGCCACCGTCAGGCGGTTGCTCTGCCACGACACGGCTCCGTCGAGGCGAAAATAATTGGGGAGCGCCTGGTTCGTTCCGTCAAATACGTACCACGACGAACGGTCTACTTGCCACTGATAGCCCAGCGAAGCGCCCAATCCTTTCAAGTTGCCATTGCTAACACGGTATGAAAGCCACGCGTTGGTGATGTGCTTTGTTGCCCCCGCTA encodes:
- a CDS encoding PepSY-associated TM helix domain-containing protein, translating into MKFKKIIGLLHLWLGLASGIVVFVISITGCLYAFQEEILNATESFRYVEPRASVQLSPSVLKEIATRELPQKHLHAIMYLGNAKAAQAIFFHFDPSYYYIVYLDPYTGKVLKVKDMDADFFRIVLQGHFYLWLPPNIGQPVVAYFTLAFVVMLISGIVLWWPKNRAAAKQRVWFRWKKGMQWKRKNYDLHNILGFYGAFFILVLAATGLVWGFQWFASSVYTRLGGEKSLLFEEPISAITQPVLPSSQAPAIDRIWHQMQQEHPNAKTLEVHIPETDSSSIAVNINEEEGTFWKTDYRYFDQYSLQELPVNHIYGRFKDATLADKTFRMNYDIHVGAIGGLAGKILAFFVSLIAASLPITGFYIWWGRRGNGRQKKVMRTTDTTGTKQVLTK